Proteins encoded within one genomic window of uncultured Draconibacterium sp.:
- a CDS encoding TonB-dependent receptor, whose amino-acid sequence MNKLTVVVLLMLLTVMQLAAQNQEKIEINTRKTPLNQVLIDLKEKYGLQFAYDSDLLSGFFVSANNKTFSSDEEALRFLIKDFPLEIERSGNVLLIIPKREHKPELTQISGQVLEANTFEPLPYSYILINRRPVQSDIQGHFNFIASADTSYNLQISHLGYFVYDTVVTQSLNCNFLLFPQIERIEEVQIYSNPIEKSTLIGYNAGRMKINHQIAPILPGYGDNSVFNLLRLMPGIMASGEQSNDLLIWGAYESHSKIQFDGFTVFGLKNFNDNIAVVNPLVVKNIEVMKGGYEARYGDRVGGIVDIQGKDGTLLKPTFTFSINSITVNSMVQLTLSKKSSLLAAYRQTYHQLYDPTRISIVTNEEIPTPGSGLGNSPGAGFSTRRLTDVKPDFVFRDANLKYTFKGDDGSRFSLSLYGGGDDFSYDTDVRLTRFLWTREEQEKNNQLGGSTQLNYPWNNGDATNLTFAYSALERRLFQKSQSESQQTGIVRILNELDSENNVDELSFNAEHTLNFREGHRLLLGAGVINNKVELSRFSEGDQQVDINNQSPRIYSYLQDEYPLGEQLELKTGVRLIYNTKPGKWYVEPRVAASFFVFDDMKINASWGLYNQFLSKTTVLDSTNNYTEFLSNSDDEQIPVLSAEHFVAGLSYQQNGFMASAEAFYKTTDGLSRYVNGNLLVSQRFYHGKARSKGLDLFIKKEYKRNMAWISYTLSNTEEQFPYFRISNWQPVPHQQKHELKFAGVFNYKSFYLSANYVYGSGFERYDFDVENDLNFDKAYSRLDAALVYKFRPGKVKAEAGISVLNIFNTENIKYSNIRISTIDEVSLVGVYSDAISFTPALFLNIEL is encoded by the coding sequence ATGAACAAGTTAACCGTCGTGGTTTTATTGATGCTGTTAACCGTTATGCAGTTGGCCGCACAAAACCAGGAAAAAATAGAAATCAACACACGCAAAACCCCGTTAAATCAGGTTTTAATCGATTTAAAGGAAAAGTATGGCTTGCAGTTTGCCTACGACAGCGATTTACTTTCCGGCTTTTTTGTTAGTGCCAACAACAAAACTTTCAGCAGCGATGAAGAAGCGCTGCGTTTTCTCATCAAAGATTTTCCTTTAGAAATAGAACGTTCGGGCAATGTTTTACTTATAATTCCAAAACGGGAACATAAACCGGAGTTAACGCAAATTTCCGGGCAAGTGCTGGAAGCCAACACTTTTGAGCCGCTTCCTTATTCATACATTCTCATTAATCGCCGTCCGGTACAATCCGATATTCAGGGACATTTCAATTTTATCGCCTCGGCTGATACTTCTTACAATCTGCAGATTTCGCACTTGGGCTATTTTGTCTACGATACGGTTGTGACTCAAAGTCTCAATTGTAATTTTTTGCTTTTTCCTCAAATCGAACGTATTGAAGAGGTGCAGATTTACAGCAATCCCATCGAAAAATCAACGCTTATTGGCTACAATGCCGGACGAATGAAAATTAACCACCAGATTGCGCCAATTCTGCCCGGGTATGGCGATAATTCGGTGTTTAACCTTTTGCGTTTGATGCCCGGAATTATGGCATCGGGAGAGCAATCGAACGACTTGCTTATTTGGGGCGCTTACGAAAGCCACAGTAAAATTCAGTTTGATGGATTTACGGTTTTCGGATTGAAAAATTTTAACGATAACATTGCCGTTGTCAATCCTTTGGTGGTAAAAAATATTGAAGTGATGAAAGGTGGTTACGAAGCCCGTTATGGCGATCGTGTTGGAGGAATCGTGGACATTCAGGGCAAAGACGGAACTTTGCTAAAACCAACATTTACCTTCAGCATTAATTCGATTACGGTAAATTCGATGGTGCAACTGACGCTTTCAAAAAAATCATCGTTGCTGGCTGCTTACCGCCAAACTTACCATCAGTTGTACGATCCAACCCGAATAAGTATCGTTACAAACGAAGAAATTCCAACTCCGGGCTCGGGACTAGGAAATTCTCCCGGAGCCGGATTTTCAACCAGACGCCTTACTGATGTAAAACCCGACTTTGTTTTTCGCGATGCCAATCTGAAATACACGTTTAAAGGTGATGACGGAAGTCGGTTTTCGCTTAGTTTATATGGTGGGGGAGACGATTTTAGCTACGATACAGATGTTCGTTTAACGAGGTTTTTATGGACGCGTGAAGAGCAGGAAAAGAACAATCAGCTGGGCGGATCAACACAGTTAAATTATCCCTGGAATAACGGAGATGCAACGAACCTGACTTTTGCTTATTCTGCTTTGGAACGCCGGTTGTTTCAAAAAAGTCAATCTGAGAGTCAGCAAACCGGAATTGTCAGAATTTTAAATGAGCTGGATTCCGAGAACAATGTTGACGAACTGAGTTTTAATGCGGAACATACATTGAATTTTCGGGAGGGACATCGTTTGCTTTTGGGTGCCGGAGTGATTAATAACAAGGTTGAATTATCGCGTTTTTCCGAAGGCGATCAACAGGTTGACATAAACAACCAGTCGCCACGCATTTATTCTTATTTACAGGATGAATATCCGCTTGGAGAGCAGCTGGAATTGAAAACGGGAGTACGATTGATTTATAACACAAAACCCGGTAAGTGGTATGTTGAGCCGCGAGTTGCAGCATCGTTTTTTGTATTTGATGACATGAAAATAAATGCTTCGTGGGGGCTGTATAACCAGTTCTTATCGAAAACAACGGTACTCGACAGCACAAATAATTACACTGAATTTTTGTCAAATTCCGACGATGAGCAAATTCCGGTTTTAAGTGCCGAACATTTTGTGGCTGGATTATCCTATCAACAAAACGGATTTATGGCCAGCGCTGAGGCTTTCTATAAAACCACCGATGGATTGAGTCGTTACGTAAATGGGAATTTGCTTGTTAGTCAGAGATTTTACCATGGAAAGGCGCGAAGTAAAGGCCTCGATCTTTTTATTAAAAAGGAGTACAAACGGAATATGGCCTGGATTTCGTACACTTTGAGTAATACCGAAGAACAGTTTCCATATTTTCGAATAAGTAACTGGCAACCTGTGCCACATCAGCAAAAACACGAGTTGAAATTTGCAGGTGTTTTTAATTATAAATCCTTTTACCTGTCGGCGAATTACGTTTATGGTTCCGGGTTCGAACGCTATGATTTTGACGTTGAGAACGACCTGAATTTCGATAAGGCGTACAGCAGGTTGGATGCGGCTTTGGTTTATAAATTCAGGCCCGGAAAAGTCAAAGCCGAAGCCGGAATTTCAGTACTAAATATTTTCAACACCGAGAACATCAAATACTCGAATATCAGGATTAGCACCATCGACGAAGTTAGCCTTGTTGGAGTTTATTCCGATGCGATTTCGTTTACTCCTGCTTTGTTTCTAAATATTGAGTTGTAA
- a CDS encoding ABC transporter ATP-binding protein: MEKEIIISARNLMKKFGHFTANDNLTFEVKKGEIFGFLGANGAGKTTAIRILCGLSSPTSGEVEVAGFDIYRETEKIKKNIGYMSQKFSLYEDLTILENIKLYAGIYGISRKQRKAKESELLKKLELENVKNKLIGDLPLGWKQKLAFSVAIFHDPKIVFLDEPTGGVDPVTRRKFWDLIYEAAHNGITIFVTTHYMDEAEYCDRVSIMNAGKIEALDTPAKLKERYNATNMDEVFLKIAR, translated from the coding sequence ATGGAAAAAGAAATAATCATTTCAGCAAGAAACCTGATGAAAAAATTCGGCCACTTTACGGCAAACGACAACCTTACGTTTGAAGTAAAAAAGGGTGAGATTTTTGGATTTCTTGGAGCCAACGGAGCAGGAAAAACGACTGCAATCCGCATTCTATGCGGACTTTCTTCACCAACATCGGGCGAGGTGGAAGTGGCAGGTTTTGATATTTATCGGGAAACCGAAAAAATAAAAAAGAACATCGGATACATGAGTCAGAAGTTTTCGCTGTATGAAGACCTGACAATTTTGGAGAACATTAAGTTATATGCAGGAATTTATGGAATTAGCCGGAAACAACGCAAAGCAAAAGAGTCGGAATTGCTAAAAAAATTGGAGCTGGAAAATGTAAAAAACAAGCTCATCGGTGATTTGCCGCTGGGATGGAAACAAAAGCTGGCTTTTTCGGTGGCCATTTTTCACGATCCAAAAATTGTATTTCTCGATGAGCCTACGGGAGGTGTTGATCCGGTTACACGTCGTAAATTCTGGGACCTGATTTACGAAGCGGCTCACAACGGCATTACCATTTTTGTAACCACACACTATATGGATGAAGCCGAATATTGCGACCGCGTTTCAATAATGAATGCCGGTAAAATTGAAGCACTCGACACGCCCGCAAAACTGAAAGAAAGATATAATGCAACCAACATGGACGAAGTGTTTTTGAAAATAGCGAGATGA
- a CDS encoding NmrA family NAD(P)-binding protein, protein MQEHLVQEHWRWKKAGVSWIVYTSLLHADTSSLSLAGEHLATEAALKNSGIVHTILRNGWYTENYTGSIAGALGAGAFVGSAGDGKISSATRADFAEAAAVVLTNEEHKGKLFELAGDGSYTLTDLAAEISKQTGKDIPYNNLPEGEYAKILKSVGLPELFADAIASWDTGASKNDLFDDSKQLSKLIGRPTTPLTEAIKAVL, encoded by the coding sequence TTGCAGGAGCACTTGGTGCAGGAGCATTGGCGATGGAAAAAAGCAGGCGTTAGTTGGATCGTTTACACCAGTTTATTGCATGCCGACACTTCATCGTTAAGTTTGGCAGGTGAACACCTGGCAACCGAAGCAGCATTGAAAAATTCAGGCATCGTGCATACAATTTTACGTAACGGCTGGTATACTGAAAACTATACCGGATCGATTGCAGGAGCACTTGGTGCAGGAGCATTTGTAGGAAGTGCAGGCGATGGAAAAATCTCGTCAGCAACACGTGCCGATTTTGCCGAAGCAGCTGCTGTTGTATTAACAAACGAAGAACACAAAGGCAAACTTTTCGAGCTAGCAGGTGACGGAAGTTACACACTAACCGACCTTGCTGCGGAGATATCGAAACAAACAGGAAAAGATATCCCATACAATAACCTTCCGGAAGGTGAGTATGCTAAAATTTTGAAAAGCGTTGGATTGCCTGAACTATTTGCTGATGCCATTGCAAGTTGGGATACAGGAGCTTCAAAGAATGATCTTTTTGATGATTCGAAACAACTCTCGAAACTTATTGGGAGACCAACAACTCCGCTGACAGAAGCAATAAAAGCCGTATTATAA
- a CDS encoding YceI family protein — translation MKKLGLVTVFLLAISVATFAQKKEVNKDKSVVKWTGKKIGGSHHGVIDVKSGYFEFKNDKIVGGEVIIDMNTIVDKDLDNEEYNQKLVGHLKSDDFFGVEKYPTSKFVVTKATEFENGKASVTGKLTIKENTEEVTFDVVKDGNTYNAEVEVDRSKFDVRYGSNSFFDNLGDKAINDIFTLDISLAL, via the coding sequence ATGAAAAAGTTAGGATTAGTAACAGTGTTTTTATTAGCAATTAGTGTTGCAACATTTGCACAAAAGAAAGAAGTAAACAAAGATAAGTCTGTTGTAAAATGGACCGGTAAAAAAATTGGCGGTTCACATCATGGTGTGATTGATGTTAAAAGCGGTTATTTCGAGTTCAAGAACGACAAAATTGTTGGTGGCGAAGTGATAATCGACATGAATACAATCGTTGACAAAGACCTGGATAACGAAGAATACAATCAGAAACTGGTTGGTCACTTAAAATCAGATGATTTCTTTGGTGTTGAAAAATACCCGACATCAAAATTTGTGGTTACCAAAGCAACAGAATTCGAAAACGGTAAAGCCAGCGTAACTGGAAAACTGACCATCAAAGAAAACACCGAAGAAGTTACTTTCGACGTGGTGAAAGACGGAAATACTTACAACGCAGAAGTTGAAGTTGACCGATCGAAATTTGATGTACGTTACGGCTCAAACTCGTTCTTCGATAACCTGGGCGACAAAGCTATTAACGACATTTTTACGCTTGATATTTCTCTTGCGCTTTAA
- a CDS encoding GIY-YIG nuclease family protein, with protein MKDHNYFVYIVTNKNKTVLYIGVTGDLQNRIFEHENGSIPGFTKKYNCHYLIYYEHFQNINEAIDREKELKKWRRAKKNNSSAHLTMTGNSLTGRLTMFFKVIKKKRQRRK; from the coding sequence ATGAAAGACCATAACTATTTCGTTTATATTGTGACCAATAAGAATAAAACAGTTCTCTATATCGGTGTGACTGGCGATTTACAGAACAGGATTTTTGAACATGAAAATGGCTCAATTCCTGGATTTACAAAGAAATATAATTGCCATTATCTGATATATTACGAACACTTTCAGAATATAAATGAAGCGATTGACAGGGAAAAAGAACTAAAAAAATGGAGACGAGCGAAAAAGAACAACTCATCAGCACATTTAACAATGACTGGAAATTCCTTAACAGGCAGATTAACGATGTTCTTTAAAGTGATCAAGAAAAAAAGACAGCGAAGAAAATGA
- a CDS encoding Crp/Fnr family transcriptional regulator, with the protein MTTPTDHKLIYYIRKWVNNISDEDEKLILSAFKPLTVKKKKDLLEPDETCKYIYFVIKGCLRSYYVDTKGIEHIYQIRLDNSWISDLESFFSQRPSKYYIETLEDSELLRISYDRLEQLYDEVPKLERYFRILFQKAYINALERLNATMWESAVDRYNDMLKEHSDIFQRVPLVYIASYLGITPESLSRIRKKQ; encoded by the coding sequence ATGACAACACCAACAGATCACAAACTGATTTACTACATAAGAAAGTGGGTAAATAACATTTCAGACGAGGATGAAAAGTTGATTCTTTCTGCTTTTAAACCGCTTACGGTAAAAAAGAAAAAAGACCTGTTGGAACCCGACGAAACCTGTAAATACATTTATTTCGTTATTAAAGGTTGTTTGCGCTCGTATTACGTTGATACAAAAGGAATCGAGCATATTTACCAAATACGATTAGACAACAGTTGGATTAGCGATCTGGAAAGTTTCTTTTCGCAACGCCCTTCGAAATATTACATCGAAACATTGGAGGACTCGGAGCTATTGCGAATTTCTTACGATCGGCTGGAGCAACTTTACGACGAAGTTCCAAAACTGGAGCGCTACTTCCGAATACTTTTCCAAAAGGCATACATTAATGCATTAGAGCGACTGAATGCCACCATGTGGGAATCAGCGGTTGATCGTTACAACGATATGCTAAAAGAACACTCGGATATTTTCCAGCGCGTACCATTAGTGTACATCGCCTCATATCTTGGAATTACGCCCGAGAGTCTGAGTCGCATTCGTAAAAAACAGTAA
- a CDS encoding NAD(P)H-binding protein encodes MKIGVTGATGQLGQLLVEQLKQKTAAENIVALVRTPEKAAGLGIEARAFDYEKPEGLTEALEGIDRLMLISGSEIGKREQQHTNVIEAAKKAGVSWIVYTSLLHADTSSLSLAGEHLATEAALKNSGIVHTILRNGWYTENYTGSIAGALGAGALAMEKSRR; translated from the coding sequence ATGAAAATAGGAGTTACAGGAGCAACAGGACAATTAGGACAATTGCTTGTTGAACAATTGAAACAAAAAACAGCAGCAGAAAACATTGTGGCATTAGTACGTACACCAGAAAAAGCTGCAGGGCTTGGTATTGAAGCACGTGCCTTCGACTACGAAAAACCGGAAGGACTGACCGAAGCATTAGAAGGTATCGATCGCCTGATGTTAATTTCGGGCAGCGAAATTGGCAAGCGCGAACAACAACACACCAACGTTATTGAAGCCGCGAAAAAAGCAGGCGTTAGTTGGATCGTTTACACCAGTTTATTGCATGCCGACACTTCATCGTTAAGTTTGGCAGGTGAACACCTGGCAACCGAAGCAGCATTGAAAAATTCAGGCATCGTGCATACAATTTTACGTAACGGCTGGTATACTGAAAACTATACCGGATCGATTGCAGGAGCACTTGGTGCAGGAGCATTGGCGATGGAAAAAAGCAGGCGTTAG
- a CDS encoding ABC transporter permease: MKQLKSFIKKEFFHIFRDPRTMLILFGIPVVQLLVFGTVIKSEIKDVHIAIYDQSKDETTQEITNKLLSSGYFILDENLDNLDGIDAIFRKGKVREVIVFENNFGQTLGKEGIAKMQLIADASDPNIAKLAISYTTAIVNDYIRKLYPEMQLPMQITPEVRMYFNEEMKSAYMFVPGVMALILMLISAMMTSISITREKELGTMEILLVSPLRPVQIIVGKVLPYLLLSIANAFIIVLIGRFVFGVPVTGSFILLMLETILFIMMALCLGILISTAAKNQMAAMFISMIGLMLPTILLSGFIFPIENMPVVLQYFSHIMPARYFITIVRTIMLKGTGILFIWKETAVLIAMTLFFIVVSVKKFKIRLE; the protein is encoded by the coding sequence ATGAAACAACTAAAATCATTTATAAAAAAAGAATTCTTCCACATTTTTCGCGATCCGCGGACGATGCTGATACTTTTTGGCATTCCGGTGGTTCAGCTGCTTGTCTTCGGAACAGTAATTAAAAGCGAAATCAAAGATGTGCACATTGCCATTTACGACCAGTCAAAGGATGAAACCACGCAGGAAATAACTAATAAACTGCTTTCTTCGGGCTATTTCATACTAGATGAAAATCTTGATAATCTCGACGGTATCGACGCTATATTCCGAAAAGGGAAAGTACGGGAAGTGATTGTTTTTGAAAACAATTTCGGGCAGACACTCGGAAAAGAAGGCATTGCCAAAATGCAGTTAATTGCCGACGCTTCCGATCCGAACATTGCAAAGCTGGCCATTTCCTACACAACTGCCATCGTAAACGACTACATCCGAAAACTGTATCCCGAAATGCAGCTGCCTATGCAAATTACACCTGAAGTACGCATGTATTTTAACGAAGAAATGAAAAGTGCATACATGTTCGTTCCCGGAGTAATGGCGCTGATTTTAATGCTCATATCGGCCATGATGACTTCCATTTCCATAACCCGCGAAAAAGAACTTGGAACCATGGAGATCCTGCTTGTTTCGCCACTTCGCCCCGTTCAAATTATTGTTGGGAAAGTGCTCCCCTACCTTTTATTGTCAATCGCCAATGCCTTTATTATTGTGCTGATCGGGCGTTTTGTGTTTGGCGTACCGGTAACTGGCAGTTTCATTTTGCTAATGCTCGAAACCATTCTCTTTATAATGATGGCACTTTGCCTGGGAATTCTGATATCAACAGCAGCAAAGAACCAAATGGCAGCCATGTTTATTTCAATGATCGGATTAATGCTGCCCACCATCCTGTTATCGGGTTTTATTTTCCCCATAGAAAATATGCCTGTAGTGCTTCAATATTTTAGTCATATAATGCCCGCCCGATACTTTATAACAATTGTAAGAACCATTATGCTGAAGGGAACCGGCATCCTTTTCATCTGGAAAGAAACAGCAGTTTTAATTGCTATGACACTGTTTTTTATTGTGGTTAGTGTGAAGAAGTTTAAGATTAGGTTGGAGTAG
- the ygiD gene encoding 4,5-DOPA dioxygenase extradiol — MKRKQFLKTVMAAVPLTVAGMKLSALNKITESLENTPKMPVLFLGHGSPMNAITENEFVQGFRKVSSEIEKPKAIVVVSAHWETQGTRVTAMEQPSTIHDFGGFPQELYEVQYPAPGMPQLAQDVKDMVQTTPVHLDDKWGLDHGAWSVIRHMYPEADIPVIQLSLDYRKTPQEHYALAQELNKLREKGILIVGSGNNVHNLRMVHWGKLNENFGFDWANEANEKMKELILNGNHQDLINYSKMGRAFQLSIPTPEHYLPLLYALALQDKKDEISIFNDEPVGGSLAMTSVKIG, encoded by the coding sequence ATGAAACGGAAACAATTTTTAAAAACAGTAATGGCTGCAGTGCCACTAACAGTTGCAGGAATGAAACTTAGCGCATTAAATAAAATAACAGAATCGTTGGAGAACACTCCAAAAATGCCGGTGCTTTTTCTTGGCCACGGAAGTCCGATGAATGCCATCACCGAAAATGAATTCGTTCAGGGTTTCAGAAAAGTTTCTTCCGAAATTGAAAAGCCAAAAGCAATTGTTGTAGTGTCGGCACACTGGGAAACACAGGGAACACGAGTTACCGCTATGGAACAACCATCAACCATTCACGATTTTGGTGGTTTCCCTCAGGAACTTTACGAAGTGCAATACCCGGCACCGGGAATGCCACAATTGGCACAGGACGTTAAAGACATGGTACAAACCACTCCGGTCCACCTCGATGATAAGTGGGGGCTCGATCACGGTGCATGGTCGGTAATCCGGCACATGTACCCCGAAGCTGATATTCCGGTAATTCAGTTGAGCCTTGACTACAGAAAAACGCCACAGGAGCATTATGCACTGGCACAAGAGCTGAATAAACTACGCGAAAAAGGAATTTTGATCGTGGGCAGTGGTAATAACGTACACAATTTACGGATGGTGCACTGGGGCAAACTCAACGAGAATTTTGGTTTCGACTGGGCTAACGAGGCCAACGAAAAAATGAAGGAATTGATACTGAATGGTAATCACCAGGATTTGATCAACTATTCAAAAATGGGTAGAGCCTTCCAGTTATCAATCCCAACACCCGAGCACTATTTGCCTTTGCTTTATGCACTGGCATTACAGGATAAAAAAGATGAAATTAGTATCTTTAATGATGAACCGGTTGGAGGCTCATTAGCAATGACCTCGGTAAAAATCGGATAA
- a CDS encoding DUF1697 domain-containing protein encodes MKTYIAILRGINVSGKNKVKMDALKSSFSRLGFEQVQTYIQSGNVAFRYQETDSANLAERISKQIKDDFGFDVSLLVLSALQLANIIKNNPFLGDENKDAQFLHVTFLKETPANVNSEKITSYVKAGEEYVISEGVVYLYCPHGYGKTKLNNNFFESQLKVSATTRNWKTTLKLLEMAKEVEA; translated from the coding sequence ATGAAAACGTATATAGCTATTTTGCGCGGAATAAATGTTAGCGGGAAGAACAAGGTAAAGATGGATGCTTTGAAATCCTCTTTTTCCAGACTGGGATTTGAACAAGTACAAACTTATATTCAAAGCGGGAATGTTGCTTTTCGTTATCAGGAGACAGATTCTGCTAATTTAGCGGAACGGATCAGCAAACAAATAAAGGATGACTTTGGATTTGATGTGTCGCTTTTGGTTTTAAGTGCTCTGCAGCTGGCGAATATTATTAAAAACAATCCATTTTTAGGTGACGAAAATAAAGATGCTCAATTCCTGCATGTTACTTTCTTAAAGGAAACTCCGGCAAATGTGAATAGCGAAAAAATCACCTCGTATGTAAAAGCTGGAGAAGAATATGTGATTTCCGAGGGTGTAGTTTATTTGTATTGTCCGCACGGGTATGGAAAAACCAAACTCAACAATAACTTTTTTGAAAGCCAATTAAAAGTTAGCGCTACTACGCGTAATTGGAAAACTACGCTTAAACTTCTGGAAATGGCGAAGGAAGTTGAAGCTTAA
- a CDS encoding helix-turn-helix domain-containing protein, whose amino-acid sequence MNEILFKKYSSPESCPIRHVLDRIGDKWSMLILLLLEESGTLRFNEIHKYIKTISQKMLSSTLKSLEEDGLINRAVFPQIPPKVEYELTPRGKSLIPHLQSLVAWASANMLDIQNSRQNFTR is encoded by the coding sequence ATGAACGAAATTTTATTTAAAAAATATAGCTCTCCTGAATCCTGTCCAATTCGTCATGTATTAGATCGTATCGGTGATAAATGGTCGATGTTGATTTTATTACTTCTCGAAGAAAGTGGAACCCTCCGTTTTAACGAGATTCATAAGTACATAAAAACCATTTCTCAAAAAATGCTCTCCTCAACGCTCAAATCACTGGAGGAGGATGGACTGATAAACCGTGCTGTTTTTCCGCAAATTCCCCCGAAAGTTGAATACGAGCTAACTCCACGAGGAAAAAGTTTGATTCCTCATCTTCAAAGTCTGGTAGCATGGGCATCAGCCAATATGTTAGATATTCAAAATTCACGACAAAATTTCACACGCTAA
- a CDS encoding CHAD domain-containing protein, which yields MSEDFSLEIKEREYFEEGIFRVLDKLHSDSAKFITSTKRQHYYIHEVRTNIKKIRGLLRLLRHEIGEDSYNEMNSYYRDLAQEVAPLRDDTSQIELLQEIKVKLRNPAVTKALNKIISQHRRNRKKAFDHFKESGHAEDIKQMILSLRQMMHSLDFAGDPEFFILKSLQDIYKRARGAFETTEFLNDDEIYHYWRKQVKYLTYHLMLLNKAWPNSIRAYISDLSLLGSTLGKLHDFDLFQEAIKNKTISTPDKDSRKKLMRYLYNRRSVLRKRVQALGEQCFAESSDAFALRIFENWENSVIHKNRQKLFSSRKSKKNIQCNCDGD from the coding sequence ATGAGCGAAGATTTTAGTCTGGAAATAAAAGAACGTGAATATTTTGAAGAGGGCATTTTTCGTGTGCTCGACAAACTACATTCCGATTCCGCAAAGTTTATTACCAGCACTAAACGACAGCATTACTACATTCACGAGGTTCGAACCAATATTAAAAAGATACGAGGATTGCTGCGTTTACTTCGTCATGAAATTGGAGAAGACAGCTACAACGAAATGAACAGCTATTACCGCGATTTGGCACAGGAAGTTGCTCCTTTGCGCGATGATACTTCGCAAATTGAACTGCTTCAGGAAATAAAAGTAAAATTGCGCAATCCAGCTGTTACAAAAGCGCTCAACAAAATTATTTCACAACACCGTAGAAACCGGAAAAAAGCGTTTGACCATTTTAAAGAATCGGGGCATGCCGAGGATATAAAGCAAATGATACTCAGCCTCCGGCAAATGATGCACAGCCTGGATTTTGCAGGCGATCCGGAGTTTTTTATTCTTAAAAGCCTGCAAGATATTTATAAACGTGCCCGAGGTGCATTTGAAACTACTGAGTTTTTGAATGATGATGAAATTTATCACTACTGGCGAAAACAGGTAAAATACCTGACCTATCATTTAATGTTGCTCAACAAAGCGTGGCCAAATTCCATTCGTGCTTACATCAGCGATTTAAGCTTGCTGGGAAGCACGCTAGGAAAATTGCACGACTTCGATTTGTTTCAAGAGGCAATAAAAAACAAAACAATTTCAACTCCCGATAAAGATTCACGTAAAAAGCTGATGCGTTATTTGTATAACAGGCGATCGGTTTTAAGGAAACGCGTTCAGGCTCTTGGTGAACAATGTTTTGCAGAAAGCAGCGATGCGTTTGCCTTGCGCATTTTCGAGAACTGGGAAAATTCGGTTATACATAAAAACCGTCAAAAGCTTTTTAGCAGCCGCAAATCAAAGAAAAATATTCAATGTAATTGCGATGGCGATTAA